One window of the Dreissena polymorpha isolate Duluth1 chromosome 5, UMN_Dpol_1.0, whole genome shotgun sequence genome contains the following:
- the LOC127832305 gene encoding uncharacterized protein LOC127832305 isoform X3, whose amino-acid sequence MPTDMPTTAAPMTTTAAPMTTTTPPTVLFDMKHHKAMVVAADGCYEYHMNHQDTLDYANNLAALTQRVIDAWMARTNTQETGHNHINHMTPEIVAACASLPVYSFD is encoded by the exons ATGCCAACGGACATGCCGACGACGGCTGCCCCTATGACGACGACGGCTGCCCCTATGACGACGACTACTCCTCCCACGGTCCTTTTCGACATGAAACAC CACAAGGCGATGGTGGTTGCCGCGGACGGTTGCTATGAGTACCACATGAACCACCAGGATACACTTGATTATGCCAACAACTTGGCTGCTCTTACG CAAAGAGTCATCGATGCGTGGATGGCTAGGACAAACACACAGGAAACTGGACACAACCATATCAACCACATGACACCGGAAATTGTAGCCGCGTGCGCGTCACTTCCTGTTTACAGTTTCGATTAA
- the LOC127832305 gene encoding uncharacterized protein LOC127832305 isoform X2, translating to MFSIVFLATVAVVHCATTVTMPTDMPTTAAPMTTTAAPMTTTTPPTVLFDMKHHKAMVVAADGCYEYHMNHQDTLDYANNLAALTQRVIDAWMARTNTQETGHNHINHMTPEIVAACASLPVYSFD from the exons ATGTTCTCAATCGTATTCCTTGCGACG GTCGCAGTTGTGCACTGTGCCACCACGGTCACCATGCCAACGGACATGCCGACGACGGCTGCCCCTATGACGACGACGGCTGCCCCTATGACGACGACTACTCCTCCCACGGTCCTTTTCGACATGAAACAC CACAAGGCGATGGTGGTTGCCGCGGACGGTTGCTATGAGTACCACATGAACCACCAGGATACACTTGATTATGCCAACAACTTGGCTGCTCTTACG CAAAGAGTCATCGATGCGTGGATGGCTAGGACAAACACACAGGAAACTGGACACAACCATATCAACCACATGACACCGGAAATTGTAGCCGCGTGCGCGTCACTTCCTGTTTACAGTTTCGATTAA
- the LOC127832305 gene encoding uncharacterized protein LOC127832305 isoform X1 codes for MVNNTGTAITLVAVVHCATTVTMPTDMPTTAAPMTTTAAPMTTTTPPTVLFDMKHHKAMVVAADGCYEYHMNHQDTLDYANNLAALTQRVIDAWMARTNTQETGHNHINHMTPEIVAACASLPVYSFD; via the exons ATGGTAAACAACACGGGCACCGCGATCACCCTG GTCGCAGTTGTGCACTGTGCCACCACGGTCACCATGCCAACGGACATGCCGACGACGGCTGCCCCTATGACGACGACGGCTGCCCCTATGACGACGACTACTCCTCCCACGGTCCTTTTCGACATGAAACAC CACAAGGCGATGGTGGTTGCCGCGGACGGTTGCTATGAGTACCACATGAACCACCAGGATACACTTGATTATGCCAACAACTTGGCTGCTCTTACG CAAAGAGTCATCGATGCGTGGATGGCTAGGACAAACACACAGGAAACTGGACACAACCATATCAACCACATGACACCGGAAATTGTAGCCGCGTGCGCGTCACTTCCTGTTTACAGTTTCGATTAA